One stretch of Pomacea canaliculata isolate SZHN2017 linkage group LG11, ASM307304v1, whole genome shotgun sequence DNA includes these proteins:
- the LOC112576061 gene encoding fibrinogen-like protein A: MFCIMFSNVSVSLPSVPASGGLCRLHDVTAHESPSYWAPKTSKGWTHYQKSCKSTFASHDTWYNLLCNSKIDCPDPYSDCLKGRCQCPLVFKIWTVCLSRRYCVDWHTAGAIKSGVYTVELGHKGLRPVWCDMDTEFGGWMVIYRRRDGSVDFHRNWADYENGFGNISGDFWLGLDAIYDMTGTGYSRLRVELVATAGPLHLAYYDYFSVSGPEEDYKLYAGGYSGDAGDVFAASHGHPFHTYDHSKYGCATPYIGAWWYPPDCQIGFEPNANFKHLMSWPGIGYVAYAEMKMKPRWG; the protein is encoded by the exons atgttttgcatcatgttcagtaatgtctctgtctctctaccttctgtgccAGCCAGTGGAGGTCTGTGTCGGCTTCATGATGTCACCGCTCATGAGTCTCCCTCATACTGGGCTCCTAAGACGAgcaaaggctggacccactaccagaaatCCTGCAAGTCCACTTTTGCCTCACACGATACCTGGTACAACTTATTGTGTAACAGCAAAATTGACTGTCCTGACCCATACAGCGATTGTTTGAAAGGCAGATGTCAATGTCCTCTTGTCTTCAAAATATGGACGGTGTGTCTTTCTAGga ggTATTGTGTAGACTGGCATACAGCAGGCGCCATCAAGAGCGGTGTCTACACCGTTGAGCTAGGACACAAGGGACTTCGCCCAGTGTGGTGTGATATGGACACTGAGTTCGGCGGCTGGATG GTCATCTACAGACGTCGCGACGGCTCGGTTGACTTTCACCGGAACTGGGCAGACTATGAAAACGGGTTTGGTAACATCTCTGGAGATTTCTGGCTGG gcctAGACGCCATTTACGACATGACAGGGACTGGATATAGCCGCTTGAGAGTGGAGCTGGTGGCTACTGCAGGACCACTTCACTTGGCGTATTACGACTATTTCTCTGTGTCCGGTCCTGAGGAAGACTACAAACTTTACGCGGGGGGTTACTCGGGTGACGCAG gagatGTGTTTGCAGCTAGTCACGGACACCCGTTTCATACCTATGACCATAGCAAGTACGGCTGTGCCACACCATATATTGGCGCCTGGTGGTACCCGCCTGACTGTCAAATCGGGTTTGAGCCAAACGCCAATTTTAAACATCTAATGTCTTGGCCTGGCATCGGCTACGTGGCGTATGcggagatgaagatgaagccACGATGGGGCTGA